The region AATTTGTGGTTTGCAATTGCTTTGGACTTGATCACGTTGTTCACAGTACAGGCTTTctgataatttatttgaatatcGAGCATGCATCgaataatatcaatatattaatatcattatttttttttctggaaaagCAAGTGAAGTGTTTATGGTTACATAATTCTGTTATGAAAGACAAACTAAAACCTGTCCAAATTTAAGGTATCTTGCAGTAGCGAAAGAGAGAACCTAGCTAGTTAAACTAAATTCTGCAAGatccaattatatattatttaatttgatcgaAGATTCTCAGCCCAGTCTTGATGTTGCCTAATAATTCAGTTAGATGGGATCTGCTGGTAgaccaaaaatattaatttgatgttttttttcaagtaagaaaatacattaaaataaatgcaTGTTATCACGCAGCAACAAATGCTATGGTACTTGACATGGAGATTGCTACAGATTGTGTTATGAGATAAAAACACGAGGGAGAGTCGCAGTCTCAATTCTCAAAGGTTGGATTTTTGTTGAGGCAAATTGTGGCATTGTTGATTCAGTAAAGATtacaagaaataataataaaaaaaaaaagaaaaagaaaaaaacgagGGGCCATCCTATTTTTGTCGCTTCAAATGTTTCACTATACAAAATGGACTGCACGTTGTGACCTTGTAGCGGAAACTGTCATGATTGTCCAACCCGAAGGGCCCAGACTTCTTGTGGGCTGATGATGACACCTGCCACGTGTGTAGCTTAGGTTGCCTATCCGCATCATGCACGTGTATACTCGTGCCCACATGCATGCCCTTCGAGCTCCAAGTCCAGCACCGAGGATGGGTctgtaaaaaagaaatggaCCGAGCCCATATGGGCTAACCCAATGTCGAGAGATCGAGAGCGAGAGAGAGGTTTCCACTTCACATGTGGATATCTTATCCACTCTAGctagttttagttttattttattttttggtgttttatcagtttatatatattttatgagttttaaaaatatttaataattctgAAAGTAAAACTAGAGCTCAATCTCGTTCTTTAACACGGAGGAGCGTGCTGTTTGGCAAGGAAATTGCGAAAGGGGCGTCTGAATTCCAAAAacgacaaataagaaaaattacgaTAGatcatcttttttatctttattttccaGGGAGTCCAGAGCCAGCGGGCACGGCGAATGCCCTGGAACTGGAGCCACCAGCCACCAGGTAAGGAATGTGTACGACCCTCTATTAAAAGACTCAAACCTCAACTCTCACAAAGAAGAGGCAAACTAGATATTGCTGGGccatattgtttattttttttatcagcaatAAAAGAACAGCCTCACAAGGGGACAAAAAATCTAAGCTGTCTTAGCCTCTCCTCTTCGTTCAAAAGTAATTCGTGTTCATACTGGATCATTTACCGTGCTATTGCTATGGGGTggaatcattttattttttttttaatattacaaaacAATTAGGTATTGATAACttattttcaagaataaaaaattaaattatgtataaattaatttgatttcacCTGATTAACCAACTGAGTTATGAGAatcaattttaaagattaatattGAAGAATTCTAAATTagtctaatattaaatgataaaattaaaaaaattaattttaaaaaagataaaaaaaaaactcaagtcaacttgggttaacctacCGAACCTAAATTATAAGATCTGGATAAttcaatagaaagcaaataaaaaaaaaatgaagtgcaattcttcattaatttagtgtttaaagaagaaattcaaaaaaatcaattaaaaaaataaaaataaaaagatcaactCGTTAAATTCTTAACTGAAGTCATGAGACCGATGttgctcataaaaaataaatcaaaataaattataaaatttaattctcaatcagcttaaatattgaagaataaaattgaaaaaaaaattaattataaaaaaaattccaaaaaactcgagataattgggttaacccattaaacctGTAACTTAGATtataagactgagataaccttatagaaagcaaactgaaataaattatgaaattaatttcagtaaatctaattttaaaaaataaaattaaaaaagtgtttttttaaaaaaaaatgtagtaaTTAAATTAACAGTGCTTTCACCAGCTCAATCAATTAATTTCTGTTAATGATGTAATATTCCAAATAATTATAGAGTGACTTCCAAGCTCTCAAAATAAGTGTGGGGTCTACCTAATTCTCCAACTCTATAATGATGGTATTCAAGCTAGCGAAGGTAAGCTTGTAGTAAATGACCATATATAACCCCATAGCCAACATACTCGAAAGCCGATCCCCACTGATACATATTAGAACCCTAGAATCCAAGGAAACACAGCTCTTTGCTCCCCACCATCCCCAACCGAACCTCTGGTTTTCACAGTCAGAGAAGGATAAAGGCATGTTTCCTCAGTACCCCACTTCACTTCTAAAAGACTAGAAAGCACAAAATTCACATCAATGTGGGTCTCTCCCAGAAACACTCTTCATCATATAATGTTACAGACAGTGCAAAGCGATTAATTGATTGTTATAAAGCTACAACTCTCCCACCACTCTCAATCATTTCTAAACCGTTCCCTCTATTCTACAAACACACATAGCATACTCCCTTCTCCCATAATAATTCTTTTGCCGTCAATGCCTTTCCATATCCTGTGGCATTAACTTCCAAAATCAACTTTCCAGCCACATATTAGCAATCCCTCAATATTTCTCAACCATGTCCATCACCGGACTCTCATCAGACACCGGTAAACCTTACAAGAAGTCCTTGCATCGGAGAAATGATTCTGACGAGCTTGGTGTATTTGAGGCAGCAAGGTACTTCTCGGGATACAATGAAGCAGGTGCAGGTTATAATGGCGCAGTTTACACACAGAAAGTCATGAGAGAAGATCATAAACATTCTTGGAGGGTAGGAAGAGTGAGCCTAGATGTACCAATGAGGAATCCACTACCTCATCATCTCCATCAACATTCTCATACAGTGGAGAAGCAAATACTGAAAGAGAAGAAATACAAACAACCAAGCTCTCCAGGTGGGAGACTAGCCAGCTTCTTGAATTCTCTCTTCAATCAAACAAGCTccaaaaagaagaaatcaaagtCCACCACACAATCAATGAAAGATGATGATGAGAGCCCCGGTGGTAGGAGGAAAAGGAGGAGCAGCATTAGTCATTTTCGAAGCTCAGGCACTAGTACTGATACAAAGTCTTTgtattcttcttcaagttctggTTTTATGACACCCCCTCCTTATACACACACTCCTACAAAGGGCTACAAGGAGTTCAGAAGCTATTCAGATCACAGGCAAATAGTTTCCCTGCCAAAGCAGAATGGGATTGTGAAGTCCATAGCCTTCCGAAATGAGATATTGGATGATAAAAGGAACACAGATTTATCTTGGCTGGAAgagaaatataaattcaatgatGGGTTCTCAGGTCAGAAAGTACCCAGGAATCGTGGTAATCAACATTTAGAGAAAGACAGGACTTGGGTTGACCAGTATCCATCGGAGGAAAAGGAATGTAGGAAGTTTGATGAGGTGGATGATGGAACTGAGAGTGATTCAAGCTCTGATTTGTTTGAATTGCAAAACTATGACTTGGCCGGTACCTACTCAAATGGTCTGCCTGTGTATGAAACAACACATATGGATAGCATCAAAAGAGGAGCAGTACCAATTTCCAATGGAACCGTATGAGAGACTATTGTACATTTTCCTGTTGTACATTTTCCTTTGTTGATCGGTTATTAATTGATGATATTACTATCATAAGCTGTGAGAAGAATATTGTCAAACTGTCCTATCTTagattttaccttttcttttcttttttgcttcctGCATGTTTCTATCTTCTTtcaattcttttccttttatctcTGTGTGTACAGTATggaatgattatttttctttcttttttttttctcttgctttGGTGTAAAGTCCACTATTGGAGTGGCTTGCTTAGATTGTGCCATGATCTGTGATTTTCCACTAATATCGCGGAGAAACAAAGCATGCATTATCAATCCATGTGTGGCCTGTATCTTTTACCCTTTTGACTTCGGAGCTTGTACATGGAACCATAATTGATAAAAGCATCGATGAGTGACACTTTCCCTTTTCTACCACTTGTGTTTTAAGCAAAGGATTTAAATTACAGGTAAAAATGGCCATTCATCTATGCCATGTCTTGCGATAATCAAATGATAGTAGCCATCGAACTGACATTTTGTCCTGGAGCTTTAGTTCCCGTTTCGGAACGCGGTTACCGCggcgttctcaaaaaattttaaattttttttttgctaaaatttaatatggtttgtacgttttggattgttttgatgtgctgatgtcaaaaataatttttaaaaaataaaaaaatatcgttggcatatattttagcacgaaaagttatttgaaaagcacccgtaaccacactgccaaacacgctcttaaagTTCGCCGATGTGGTTTATTgactaaattatataaaattatcttgaattttggattaaattgaactttatttttatattttaatagaaagctagagtttttcaagctttaaaaattactatcctaataaaaaagaaattaaaaagaaaaaaattatggtttctcAAGC is a window of Populus nigra chromosome 10, ddPopNigr1.1, whole genome shotgun sequence DNA encoding:
- the LOC133704998 gene encoding protein BIG GRAIN 1-like E, whose product is MSITGLSSDTGKPYKKSLHRRNDSDELGVFEAARYFSGYNEAGAGYNGAVYTQKVMREDHKHSWRVGRVSLDVPMRNPLPHHLHQHSHTVEKQILKEKKYKQPSSPGGRLASFLNSLFNQTSSKKKKSKSTTQSMKDDDESPGGRRKRRSSISHFRSSGTSTDTKSLYSSSSSGFMTPPPYTHTPTKGYKEFRSYSDHRQIVSLPKQNGIVKSIAFRNEILDDKRNTDLSWLEEKYKFNDGFSGQKVPRNRGNQHLEKDRTWVDQYPSEEKECRKFDEVDDGTESDSSSDLFELQNYDLAGTYSNGLPVYETTHMDSIKRGAVPISNGTV